The nucleotide window CAACCTAACCGCTGATCAAATTGGCTACGTCAATGGTCATGGTACCGCAACAGAATTAGGGGATATTGCCGAAACCCAAGCAACCTATAATGTGTTTGGTTCCCGTATGCCTATTTCGAGCTTGAAAAGCTACTTTGGTCACACATTAGGAGCATGTGGTGCTATTGAGGCTTGGCTTACTATTAATATGATGCGTGAGAAGTGGTTTGCTCCGACGCTAAATTTGGAATCAATAGATAGCAGATGTGGTGACTTAGATTACATTAAAGGTAAGGGTCGTGAGATATCATGTGAGTACGTGATGACCAACAACTTTGCCTTTGGTGGTATTAATACGTCAATGATATTTAAAATGATTTAGACAGCTAACAAAGCAGCCGCAAAAGAACAGTGAATATCGCGGCTGCAATAACGCATCAATTGATACCTCGCCATGGAGGGCATGATGAATAGTTTCAAATATTGGCTTGCTTGTTTATCCTTAATATTCACAATAAGCGCTACTGCGGAAGATATTTCTGCTGCAGTCGACTTGACTACATTATTTCCAGAACAGTCAGTTAAGCGCTGCGACAACTCGAAACAGCCGCTGAATATCAATAGAGAGCAGCCTTTAGTGCTTATCGTGCACGGTTGTTTTGCTTCAGCGGGGCAATTTAAGGCGCTTGCAGGTGTATATGAACACTTAGACCAACAGGTTGCTTGCTTTGAATATGATGACCGAGATAGCCTGGAGCGGGTTTCAGGCGAACTAGCGCAAAGTATCAATAAACTTAACACAGTTGTTGGTGGCGAAAAATTAACTATTATAGGGCATAGCCAAGGTGGTCTAATTTCGCGTCGGGCGGTGACGGCAGATCGTCAGGATGGAAAAACCGTTACTCACGCTGATTTAGAGTTAGTTACCGTGTCCGCCCCCTTTAATGGTATTGAAGCATCATCACACTGTGGTATTAACTGGTTGCGAATAGCGACACTTGGAATTATTGATGGTATTTGTTATTTGGTAACAGGTGAGAAATATTTACAGATTCCGCCGCAAACAGACTTTATTAATTATCCCGGTGACTTAGCACCGGAGGTTTCTCGACATCTAATAATCAAAACTGACGAATCTGGCACTTGTCGTTCAAATAGTTCATCAGGCGAATGCACGCAAGATGACTATGTTTTCTCACTTAATGAGCAGAGTCAATTATCTGTTGATAACATGAGGCGAAGTGAGTCTACTACGGTTGCCGCAGGACATGCGGAAATTGTTGGTAATGAAGTCGAGGTACCATGGAAACTTATCGAAACGCTACAGCAGTTTGAAGTAATGGCACGCCCGAACCAGGCGGAGTTGGAGCAATTTTATGTTGTGGTGCAAAATATTTATAACAACTACTTGTAATAATAAAAGAGGTAACAATGAAAATCATGAACCTAATAAAACTGGTATTACTGGCGCTTATAGCGTTTGCTCCAATGGCACATGCAGCAAAAGTAATTCCTGTTACAGGACAACCATTGCATTCATCATTTAGTTTTGATGAAGCGAAATCGCTTTTTGCGAAAGCTGGTGCAAAGCGTGGTTGGGTCGTGAAGCAAGCTGAAGATGAGAGCAAGCTCATTGCCGATATTTGGGTAAGAAAACACTATGTATCGGTTCTTATTACCCTCCATAAAGATACTTACGATATCGACTATCGTGATAGCGAGAATATGAAGTACAAACCCGACGGCACGATTCACAGAAAATACAACGGCTGGGTGAAAAACTTAAACAGCGATATTCAACGTACGTTGTTAGCCGCAAACTGATTGAGTAGGGATAAGAATGAAGAATAAAATCACAACGACAGTAGCGATAGCAAGCGCCCTTTTATGCAGCTCTGCAATGGCTAGGGATGATGTCGGCAGTTATGACATAAAGAATGCGCTGAGTTCTCCAGACGCAATAGCAAAACTGGGTGGTAGCGTGAAGTTTTACTTTGGTGACCAAGACTACGGAAAGGTAGTTCATGATTTTGGCACATTTAAAACTAACAAAAAAACCAATGCATTTAACAAGTCAGACAAAGAAGCTTGTGAGTGGGTGTTTTTATCAGCCATGATTACGCTGCAAGAACGCGCGCTCAAAGAAGGTGCAAATGCGGTGGTGGATATTAAGTCGAACTACAAGAACAACCTCACATCAAGCCAAGAAACATTTCAATGTGGTGCGGGTACTTTTGTTGCTGGTGTTGCTTTAACAGGCAAAGTGGTCTCACTAAAATAGGATGGCTCTTCAGCTTATATAAACTTTAGGGGAGCCGAGAGGCTTCCCCTTTTTTAATACCCAACAAAGAGATTAATCTATGAGAAGGAACTACGTAGTATTCGTGTTCACTTTACTGTTAACTGCGTGCTCGGCGCCAAGATACAGTGTCGCCCCAATCGAGCCGTCGGAACAGAGTGATAGGGTTACGATTATTAGAGATGACGCAACCCGAGACATCTTTTTAGACTCAATGCAGGAGTGGTGTTTGGATACTGCTCATAAATGCAAAGTCGTGAGTGATGGAACACCACCGGAAGACAATGAGCTTACCTTAACGTATGTATCGCGCTGGAGCTGGGATTTTAAGACATTTATCGCAGACGCCAAAGTGAATGCCTATAAAGACCGTAAAAAGGTTGGTGAGGTTGAGTTCGTCGCCCCAAATAATACTAATCCCAAGAAATGGGGTAACGATAGTAAACGTATTATGATGATGCTAGATTTGCTGTTTGGGCTTGAATCAGTAACTGATGCTCAACAGAAAATAGCATCTGGGCAGATGTAGTTATTGTGTTGGAAGTACAGTTATTTTATGTCTGTAAGTTTTTGTAATTTATAAGTGTAATTGTGTTCCGTGAGATTCAAAAAAGAAAAAAGGGAAGCCGAAGCTTCCCTAAACGTGCGACTGACTCACACTTAACCAAGAGAAGAACACAACCATCTCCTCTCGATATTCTTATCAGTCTTACTGCTCCAAAAAACTGATCCAAGGGCTAACCGTTGGATGTAGCTGCTTTGAGCTTGCGGCCTTTTTCATTGAGTTGAGCGCGAGTTTGGGCTGCTTCATCTCAAAGTGTGCCATGCCTTTTATGTATTGCAGCTCTGCTACTTCATCCTTAGTCGCGTTGGGTGCATAAGTCTTAGTGTATTCAGAG belongs to Vibrio sp. 10N and includes:
- a CDS encoding esterase/lipase family protein; this encodes MNSFKYWLACLSLIFTISATAEDISAAVDLTTLFPEQSVKRCDNSKQPLNINREQPLVLIVHGCFASAGQFKALAGVYEHLDQQVACFEYDDRDSLERVSGELAQSINKLNTVVGGEKLTIIGHSQGGLISRRAVTADRQDGKTVTHADLELVTVSAPFNGIEASSHCGINWLRIATLGIIDGICYLVTGEKYLQIPPQTDFINYPGDLAPEVSRHLIIKTDESGTCRSNSSSGECTQDDYVFSLNEQSQLSVDNMRRSESTTVAAGHAEIVGNEVEVPWKLIETLQQFEVMARPNQAELEQFYVVVQNIYNNYL
- a CDS encoding excinuclease, whose translation is MKNKITTTVAIASALLCSSAMARDDVGSYDIKNALSSPDAIAKLGGSVKFYFGDQDYGKVVHDFGTFKTNKKTNAFNKSDKEACEWVFLSAMITLQERALKEGANAVVDIKSNYKNNLTSSQETFQCGAGTFVAGVALTGKVVSLK
- a CDS encoding Sbal_3080 family lipoprotein — its product is MRRNYVVFVFTLLLTACSAPRYSVAPIEPSEQSDRVTIIRDDATRDIFLDSMQEWCLDTAHKCKVVSDGTPPEDNELTLTYVSRWSWDFKTFIADAKVNAYKDRKKVGEVEFVAPNNTNPKKWGNDSKRIMMMLDLLFGLESVTDAQQKIASGQM